In Monodelphis domestica isolate mMonDom1 chromosome 1, mMonDom1.pri, whole genome shotgun sequence, the sequence AGCACGCTATCACTAGCATGCTAGGGGAAAACTCAGCAAAGGAGTTCTGTTCTGCCAGAGTTAGGACCCTATATATATACCTCACAATATTACTTAATGCTGAAATGTTGCAACTGGTGTTGCAAAGTCCTGAAACACCCTGCGGTCAGCTATTTGCTGAAATGTTTGCAACTGGGCAGCATAGCTGGAGGATGTGTTTATCAGATGGGTTGGCGGTCCTGTgccctttttcttttacttcaccttaccttccatcttggagtcaatattgtgtattggctccaaggcagaagagtggtaagggctaggcaatgggggttaagtgatttgcccagtgtcacacagctaagaagtgtctgaatccagatttgaacctaggacctcccatctctaggtctggctctcaatccactgaaccacccagctactccctctcttcatttttcataCTAGGATAGTGTGAGATTCTGGCAAAAGTGTCATTGCAATTTAAGAATATTCTGTCTATGTAATTTGAACTAGTAATcctatcagaaaaggaaattaaaagttaATCAGGTATGATCAGTTCTGAATGAAGCCATGCTGGTCACTCCTTTCATTCATAGATATACCCTAACCATCTCTTGGGTTTGGACTAGGGTCATTTCCAAatccaggagtcaagaagacctgaaaaTTAGTTCAAACCATTTGCCCTGATTTTTTATCTCTCCTGTCATTAGTTTGCCAGTGAGTGCAGTTCGTCCTTGTTCTTTGGACTTTGGTTAATACATATTACAAAACGTTTAAGTTTCCTTGTTTCTCTAAAGTTTCTATCCCATTCAAatcataaaatagaagaaagactgGTATTAGTGATGCAATGCCCAGATccaaatcctgattctgctacttattacctaAATATCTTTGAGCAGAGCATGTAagctttcttcatctttaaatgatAATGTACTTTAttatctctaagtttccttctataTTATGATTTTATCTTTAGGCAACAAGCTATATTACAGATCAGGTTGGAAGCAAATTGTGAATGATTTTAGAAATAGAAGTTGAATATTTAGACCAGCTCTGGTCTTTGACCCTTATAGATAAAGAGGCTCCTTGGTACCCGATCCCCAGTTCCTCTTACTTGAGTAGATCAAATAGAATTTaagaacctggaaagacttgtttcCAAAAAGATCTCCATCTGGGGCCATTGTGCCCAGGGCTCCCAACTCAAATCCAGTGACTGCTGATTAGTGAGTGTTTCTCAGTGCATCTCCCCTCCCTCAGTTCTCTTCCTCATGCTGTCTGCCTTCCTCTACAGCCCCATCCTATCCATCTGCCTCATCTTTTGTTCCATTTCTCTCACTCCTACACTCTCTGTGCTTTATTAAACAGTGATTACAGGCTCACTTCCCACTACCATTTCCTGGCAAGTACTCAAAGAACCAGGCATGTCTACACCATTTCATAAATTCTTGAATTAATTAGCAATTCAATTGGCACAGGAAGCAGGGTACTCCATTGACAGTCTAATTAACCAAGCAGGTCAAACTATTGGGAATTTCAGCCTAGAGGGGTGTGCTTATTAAGAGGTATTATCTTGCCCACCTGTAATCTTACCTGTTTCACTGCTTGCTTCCCCATGTACCTGAGCATCCATTCACCTTCCTATGCTCCTATCCGAGAGCACCAAGACTTTCATTCTAGTAGGGAAAGACAGACAGCCTGCTAGCTGTATATTCCCTTTCAACTTAAATGTGTGGAAAGAGTTTAAAACCATAAGAAATTGCCGGACAGGTTTTTTTCCAGTGTACCTAGTATCTCTGTCTCctgtcctttctctcttcccccacttTGAAGAGTATCTCCTTgacccctttcctctttcttcatgAGCACAAGTTTCCTCCCCATTTACTAAATCTGCCCCTCTCCAACTCCCTTCCCACATGCCACCTGGATTccttctctcccctgctctgGTTCCCAAGCTGTGACCTGAGGCATCTCCAACCCCACTTTCTTTTCCCAGCTGTGATCTAAGGCAGAAATGCCACTCTGCTGTTGCCCCATCCTTCCCCCTACCTTTCCCTATTGAATTGCCCCATTGAAGCAATACACTCCCATCCCATTACTGTGTCTACAGCCACTCCTTCCTCTCATAGAGATAAAAAGTAAAGATATTGCTTGAAGAGGAGCTGTTTTCTGAGCTCCTGTAATCATTTCCTGGAAAAGGAGCAGAGCTCATGTGTCTTGAGTCCAGGGCTATTTTTAAGCTAGGATAGTCAAGAGAGGGAagattttttatccctttttttttttccagatgaaacACTATTACAGGTGGACCATTGGTACCACTAGAAGCAATGGAAATAACCCATGCAATTGTGAGCCTGTGTAAGGGAGTTTGGGGCAGAGTGAACCATAAATTGCATTCTGTGGTCATTTTCAAGGAATGGGATATGTAGTTCCCATGCCCACTAGGGACCCTCAACAGGTTTGGATGTCTATTGGAATGCAAAGAAAATGTACCAGCATCTCCTAAACACTGCTTGTCACAGTGATAAAGAACACCCTCTGAACAGATAGGTCACATAGCCACCTGATAGCAACAGAGCCCTTGTCCCTCTAAGGACTGAATTTCCCATACTATACTGGGTTAGGGAAAACAACCTTAGGAAGCTGGTGTCTGCCTCTGATGCCAGCCTGTCAAAAGGAAAATGGTATTTTCAGAATAGGGTGAGGCCAGGATCTTAGGAAGATAGCAATCTACATGAGCAGGTGACAAAAGTTCCATTATGGCCCTCTGCCCCAGGGGATATTCCCCCTCCCTCACTTGACCCACTAGCTAAGGAGGGCCCTGTGTAAGGTTAAGGCATTTCACAGATGGCAATGGCACTAGTTCTGGAGGGAATCTCCACTAGATAGTTACCTCCTTCCACCGTGCAACTACCACCTCTTTTATTGATTGACAGCACAAGATAGCATCCAATAAACAGAGCTAAAGTCCATCCATCTAGCTATGAGGGACTCAGGGAAGCAATGGAGCAGTTCCCTCTGGATCTCTACTGAATCCTGGGCAGTTGCCAATGGACTTGCAACTTGGTCTGACAAGTAGGCCCAGGATGACCACCAGATCCAAAGCCAATCAGTATGGGGTAGCCAGTTTTGGAAAGACATTGCAGCATATGTACAAACCCGTCCAACCTGAGTCAGTCATATCTCTGCCCGCCCAGGAAAGCCTGTGGAGGAAGCAGACCTCAACTAGGTAATGGGCAATTTTATAAGACCAGCAGCCCAGACCACCAGGCATTTACTATAAAGAAATAAGACTTGTGAAATGGGCATTTATGGAATGCCAACTGTACACATTGCTTAAAGAGGCAAAGTATCAGTATTCATTGACCAGATCCCTGGGCAATGTTAGTTTTGTACTGCTTTCTACCCCTGGAAATGTGGACTTATGGACAGCATTGTTAAGGGGCAGGAACCTCATCAAATTTGGCAAGTGGACTTTATAGGACCTCTCAGGGTGTTAAATATGTCCTCTCTTTGACTGGTCACTGTGTAGGAGTCCCATAGTCTGTAATGTTACCACTGGATTATCAGTGGGACAAGTGAGGGAAGGACAATATGCCCTGGAACAAATTCTCACACCCTTCAGCCCTCCCAAAGCCATTCATAGTGACCAGGGCGTGTATTTTACAGCAATGAGCAGAGAACAATACTGTTTTGTGGTCTTGTGTCCCATAGGTCTCAAGCTGCTATGCTGATTGAAAAACATAATAGGCTCTTAAAAATCACCCTATTCAAATTTCTAGGGGGAAACTGGACCCCCAAAAGGATGAATAGTTGCCACTATGGACAATACCTACAACCCCCATTCTGGTTGTTGCTTCATCCTATAGGACAAGGAAAATGGCCTCAAATGTCATCACAAGGAAATCCCAAACCTTCCAACTCCTGCCTCTATGGGGAACCTACCTTTATGGTCAAGGACTAAGGAGTAGATGAGGGGAAGTGATGTGGGTGGCAGACAAGGGAGTGATAACTCAATGGAATCCTCTaacaaaagagggaagagaaacatCTAGAATACCAGTTACTGGACCACTTCAGGCCACCAAGTTCACCACACCAAGGAGCAGGATGATGAGGGCAATGCTGAGCACTGATGGCACAATCcccaccccaacacacacacacacacacacacacacacacacacacacacacacacacacacaacttccaAGCCACAGGGGAAAGTAAGTGAACCATTAGCTCAGGAAAGCCCCTCACCCAACAATACCCACACAATAATCCCAACTCCAATCAGTAGTAACTAGAGGGAGATAACACTTCTGAAAAGAGGAAACATGAAGTGCTCTATGAGCCAAGTGAGATGAGAACTAGGCCTTGAAGAATAAGAAAGCTTTCttgagatagaaaggaagaatcatttcatattaaaaataacagTATGAGCAAAGGCTCATGAATGGGAGGAAAATGCAAGGTATGATGAGAGGAATAAGTATGAGTTTGGCAAGAACAAAAGATTCATACTAGGGAAAATATGGAAACTAAGAATGGAAAGTTGGTTGAGGCCTGACTGAGGGGAGTCTTACATATTAGAAGTTTGGATTTCATTGTGTAGGCAACGGGGAGTCATGGAGAGTTTTAGAAGGCTTTACATTTGACatcaggtggcacagtggatagagcactagacttgggatcaggaagactcattttcctgagttcaaatctgaccttagattcttagtagctgtgtgaccctggatgagtcactgattgcctcagtttcctcatctataaaatgagtaggagaaggaaatggaaatccactccagtatctttgccaagaaaaccccaaatggggtcacagaaagttaaacacaactgaaaatgctTGAACAACAACAGAATTATTGACATAATCACTCTCTCTCATTATTTGCAGAAGTGGGACCCTGGGCATGGAGTCTACTTGTCTATGGATGCTGGTTACCGGGATTCTGGCTGTTGTTCACTGTCAGCCTCTACCAGactatgaagaaaataatgagacAGAGATCTACTTACAGGATGAAAAGTATTCAAAAACATCCCTACCATGCCATAAAATCTCCACTACCAATACCATCTTTGCCCTACGCTTATACAAGGAATTAACTTTGGCTGCCCCTGgtgaaaacattttcttctccCCTATAAGTATCTCCATGACTCTAGCCATGTTGTCCCTTGGGACCCAAGGTACAGTTCGGACTCAGATCTTAGAGGGGCTGGGGTTCAACCTCACAGAAATGCCTGAATCTGAGATACACAAGTGTTTCCAGCATCTGCTCTATAAACTAAACCTGAACAACAAAAAGCATGAACTGAAGGTAGGAAATTCTGTGTTCCTGGATAGTCAGCTAAAACCTCTTCATGAATGGCATGGCATCAAGGAGTATTATGGTGCCACAACTTTTCCCATCAACTTTACTAACTTTTTCTCAACTAGTAACAAATATATGAGGAAACAAATCTATGGGGAAATTACAGAATTTCTTCAAGACTTCAATCAGGACACTGTACTGATGCTTGTgaattatgtattttttaaaggtGAGGATTCTTATTTAAATGGATCTCTGCTCCACAGAGCCACAGGACCTCAGATTTGGAAAGGATCTGAGATCCTGCAGTGAAACATCCACCCGATATGTGATTCTGTTCCTCTCTGCTTCCAAGTGATTCCTGGTCTGGTTTCCTCGTGCATCCCACTACCATAGAATGAGACAGGGaaaatagcttatatttatatgtcatatatataaatatatgtatatatgaggcAGCTGTGATGATGGGCTAGAAAGTGGTAGATTTGAAGTTGGGAAAACTGAGAGTTTTGAATCCCATTTACAACACTTCCTCATGT encodes:
- the LOC100024696 gene encoding serpin A11-like, with the translated sequence MESTCLWMLVTGILAVVHCQPLPDYEENNETEIYLQDEKYSKTSLPCHKISTTNTIFALRLYKELTLAAPGENIFFSPISISMTLAMLSLGTQGTVRTQILEGLGFNLTEMPESEIHKCFQHLLYKLNLNNKKHELKVGNSVFLDSQLKPLHEWHGIKEYYGATTFPINFTNFFSTSNKYMRKQIYGEITEFLQDFNQDTVLMLVNYVFFKAKWKPAFKHSWIQKHLSSSVDEVIKLSMMHQKAQHRFLYDKELACIVLQMGYIENVLILLILPDEGKMRQVEDSLKPETLKKWNKLLFPSLLNLHLPKFSISEAYNLEEILPKMGFSSIFAPEVNLSHTSAQPHLRISKLLHRVTVEMNEKGTKAVATSTFLSQSETLNQARPLTININRPFLLVIWDECIQSLFFLGKIISLTAN